The Corticium candelabrum chromosome 18, ooCorCand1.1, whole genome shotgun sequence genome includes a region encoding these proteins:
- the LOC134194153 gene encoding polycomb group RING finger protein 1-like, which yields MPMAVFRRQLPVPVKASLITEHIVCQLCCGYIIDATVVVECLHTFCRSCIVKHVKRPEKRHRCPVCNVLIGEAQPLAGLRLDRTLQDIIDKLLPQVRENEEQKEEIFNATRNVENTASAPIKPSLSRSSPVERLLPPVTEEKITLYIKPSQLQQSAELDKRMPEFTSYLRCSSHMTVLHLKRFVVEKTGSSCDDKERLDILCRGNVLRNELTLEFIWRIRWGDVSSLLVLEYTYTDKDPNEDSEMLATTTTSAKGIRKRRRRKRGGHAVKKMARQVEEHREEEKQSDRDAEHGVNKMATAQSSASSSS from the exons ATGCCAATGGCCGTCTTTCGTCGTCAGCTGCCTGTACCGGTAAAGGCATCACTGATAACTGAGCATATTGTATGTCAGCTATGCTGTGGCTACATCATCGATGCTACAGTTGTTGTGGAGTGCCTTCACACAT TTTGTCGTAGCTGCATTGTAAAGCACGTCAAACGGCCCGAAAAGAGGCATCGCTGTCCGGTTTGTAACGTACTGATCGGAGAAGCTCAGCCACTGGCGGGACTGAG GTTGGATAGAACGTTGCAGGATATCATAGACAAACTCTTACCACAAGTCAGAGAGA ACGAAGAACAGAAAGAGGAAATTTTCAATGCAACCAGAAACGTAGAGAACACGGCATCGGCACCCATCA AACCTTCCTTGTCGCGAAGCAGCCCTGTTGAACGCCTATTGCCGCCAGTGACGGAAGAGAAGATTACATTGTATATCAAACCATCACAGTTGCAGCAGAG TGCTGAGCTAGACAAGAGAATGCCCGAGTTTACGTCATATCTACGCTGCTCGTCTCACATGACGGTTTTACACTTGAAACGATTTGTTGTTGAGAAAACGGGTTCGAGTTGTGATGACAAGGAGCGG ttagaCATCCTCTGTCGTGGCAACGTACTACGAAACGAGCTGACACTGGAATTCATATGGAGAATCCGTTGGGGAGACGTG AGTTCATTGCTTGTTCTTGAGTACACATACACGGACAAGGATCCTAATGAGGACTCAGAGATGCTCGCCACCACCACTACTAGTGCCAAAGGCATTCGGAAACGCAGACGCCGCAAACGGGGCGGACACGCTGTGAAGAAAATGGCAAGACAAGTGGAAGAGCACAGAGAAGAAGAGAAGCAATCCGATAGAGACGCCGAGCACGGCGTGAACAAAATGGCAACCGCGCAGTCAAGCGCTTCGTCAAGCAGCTGA
- the LOC134194165 gene encoding polycomb group RING finger protein 1-like — protein sequence MDDFCCRFSMPVKVSVLNEHLVCRLCWGYIIEATVVVECLHAFCRSCIVKHVTRPDTRHRCPVCNVLIRDAQPLAGLRLDRTLQDIIDKLLPQVKEENEKNEDEFNASRNIEKKSSPSGSRLSSSSNSPVERTIFATDEEKISFLLQPSRGESFDSFKKYLRCSSRMTVLHLKRFLLEKVGWSDAHQLQILCRGNVLRDELTLAFIWRIRWGNMKSLLIIEYTFTKNSDAAAAETKTETWQKGKKRMPPLERTASKRKREKELSEEPQLVFTIVDSSSSASESSEPVDDLADQDDPPINN from the exons ATGGATGACTTTTGTTGTCGATTCTCGATGCCTGTAAAGGTTTCGGTCCTGAATGAGCATCTAGTATGTCGATTGTGTTGGGGCTACATCATCGAGGCAACCGTCGTTGTGGAATGTCTTCACGCTT TTTGTCGCAGCTGCATTGTGAAACACGTGACAAGACCCGACACTAGACACCGATGTCCTGTCTGCAACGTTCTTATCCGAGACGCTCAGCCACTTGCCGGACTCAG ATTGGACCGGACGCTGCAGGATATTATAGACAAACTACTGCCGCAAGTAAAAGAAG AAAATGAGAAGAATGAAGACGAGTTCAATGCAAGCAGAAACATAGAGAAAAAATCATCACCATCAGGCAGCA GGCTCTCTTCGTCCAGTAACAGTCCTGTAGAAAGAACAATTTTCGCAACTGATGAGGAAAAGATCTCGTTTCTTCTTCAACCATCACG AGGAGAAAGTTTTGATAGTTTCAAGAAATATCTCCGTTGTTCTTCTCGTATGACAGTCTTGCATCTCAAACGATTTCTGTTGGAGAAAGTTGGTTGGAGTGATGCACATCAG CTTCAGATCCTGTGTAGAGGAAATGTGTTGAGAGATGAACTGACGTTGGCATTTATATGGAGAATACGATGGGGAAACATG AAGTCGTTGCTTATCATCGAGTACACTTTCACAAAGAACAGCGACGCAGCAGCTGCAGAAACCAAGACGGAAACTTGGCAGAAAGGAAAGAAACGTATGCCGCCACTAGAACGCACTGCAAGCAAGAGAAAAAGAGAAAAAGAACTAAGTGAAGAACCACAGTTAGTATTTACTATTGTGGATTCTAGCAGTTCAGCTAGTGAATCATCGGAACCAGTAGATGACCTTGCGGATCAAGACGACCCGcctattaataattaa
- the LOC134194161 gene encoding polycomb group RING finger protein 1-like — protein MAVFRRQLPVPVKASLITEHIVCQLCCGYIIDATVVVECLHTFCRSCIVKHVKRPEKRHRCPVCNVLIGEAQPLAGLRLDRTLQDIIDKLLPQVRENEEQKEEIFNATRNVENTASAPIKPSLSRSSPVERLLPPVTEEKITLYIKPSQLQQSADLDKRMPEFTSYLRCSSHMTVLHLKRFVVEKTGSSCDDKERLDILCRGNVLRNELTLEFIWRIRWGDLSSLLVLEYTYTDKDPNEDSEMLATTTTSAKDIRKRRRRKRGGYAVKKMARQVEENREEEKQSDRDAEHVVNKMATAQSSASSSS, from the exons ATGGCCGTCTTTCGTCGTCAGCTGCCTGTACCGGTAAAGGCATCACTGATAACTGAGCATATTGTATGTCAGCTATGCTGTGGCTACATCATCGATGCTACAGTTGTTGTGGAGTGCCTTCACACAT TTTGTCGTAGCTGCATTGTAAAGCACGTCAAACGGCCCGAAAAGAGGCATCGCTGTCCGGTTTGTAACGTACTGATCGGAGAAGCTCAGCCACTGGCGGGACTGAG GTTGGATAGAACGTTGCAGGATATCATAGACAAACTCTTACCACAAGTCAGAGAGA ACGAAGAACAGAAAGAGGAAATTTTCAATGCAACCAGAAACGTAGAGAACACGGCATCGGCACCCATCA AACCTTCCTTGTCGCGAAGTAGCCCTGTTGAACGCCTATTGCCGCCAGTGACGGAAGAGAAGATTACATTGTATATCAAACCATCACAGTTGCAGCAGAG TGCTGACCTAGACAAGAGAATGCCAGAGTTTACGTCATATCTACGCTGCTCGTCTCACATGACGGTTTTACACTTGAAACGATTTGTTGTTGAGAAAACGGGTTCGAGTTGTGATGACAAGGAGCGG TTAGACATCCTCTGTCGTGGCAACGTACTACGAAACGAGCTGACACTAGAATTCATATGGAGAATCCGTTGGGGAGACTTG AGTTCATTGCTTGTTCTTGAGTACACATACACGGACAAGGATCCTAATGAGGACTCAGAGATGCTCGCCACCACCACTACTAGTGCCAAAGACATTCGGAAACGCAGACGCCGCAAACGGGGCGGATACGCTGTGAAGAAAATGGCAAGACAAGTGGAAGAGAACAGAGAAGAAGAGAAGCAATCCGATAGAGACGCCGAGCACGTCGTGAACAAAATGGCAACCGCGCAGTCAAGCGCTTCGTCAAGCAGCTGA